One Paracidovorax avenae ATCC 19860 genomic region harbors:
- the glnL gene encoding nitrogen regulation protein NR(II), with translation MSTLVAVLHQDGSVMFANASLENMLGLSRRTLESADFCSFFTDPALLQTALAGARGQDFAALRFEAGLRRGPLQEQIPVHVNVAVAEQTGEILVEMWPLEAQARQDREERLREQALANKELIRNLAHEIKNPLGGIRGAAQLLEMELDNPELTEYTQVIIHEADRLQSLVDRLLAPHRHPHLVGDVNIHEVCERVRSLVLVEYPHGLRVQRDYDTSIPEFRGDRAQLIQAVLNIVQNAAQVLTERIATGDAVITLRTRVARQVTFGRQRYRLALELHVIDNGPGVPEAIKERIFYPLVTGRDGGSGLGLTLAQTFVQRHHGLIECDSVPGRTDFRILIPLP, from the coding sequence GTGTCCACGCTGGTGGCCGTGCTGCATCAGGACGGCTCCGTGATGTTCGCGAACGCATCGCTGGAAAACATGCTGGGCTTGTCGCGTCGCACGCTGGAAAGCGCCGACTTCTGTTCCTTCTTCACGGATCCGGCGTTGTTGCAGACGGCCCTGGCCGGCGCCCGCGGGCAGGATTTCGCAGCATTGCGTTTCGAGGCAGGGCTGCGGCGCGGGCCTCTTCAGGAGCAGATACCCGTCCACGTGAACGTGGCGGTGGCAGAGCAGACGGGTGAGATCCTGGTGGAGATGTGGCCGCTGGAGGCCCAGGCGCGGCAGGACCGGGAGGAACGCCTTCGGGAGCAGGCTCTGGCCAACAAGGAACTGATCCGCAACCTGGCGCACGAGATCAAGAATCCGCTCGGGGGCATCCGTGGCGCGGCCCAGTTGCTCGAGATGGAACTCGACAATCCGGAGCTCACCGAATACACCCAGGTCATCATCCATGAGGCCGACCGCCTGCAGAGCCTGGTGGACCGGCTGCTGGCGCCGCACCGGCATCCGCACCTCGTGGGCGACGTGAATATCCATGAGGTGTGCGAGCGCGTGCGCTCTCTGGTCCTGGTGGAGTATCCCCACGGCCTGCGCGTGCAGCGCGACTATGACACCTCGATCCCGGAATTCCGGGGTGACCGGGCACAGCTCATCCAGGCGGTGTTGAACATCGTCCAGAACGCGGCACAGGTCCTGACGGAGCGCATAGCCACCGGAGATGCCGTGATCACGCTGCGCACGCGCGTCGCCCGCCAGGTGACTTTCGGGCGACAGCGGTATCGCTTGGCACTGGAATTGCATGTCATCGACAACGGACCGGGCGTACCCGAAGCGATCAAGGAGCGGATCTTCTATCCGCTGGTGACGGGGCGCGATGGAGGGTCGGGGCTGGGGCTGACGCTTGCACAGACTTTCGTGCAGCGCCACCACGGCTTGATCGAATGCGACAGCGTTCCGGGTCGCACCGATTTCCGCATCCTCATTCCCTTGCCCTGA
- the ntrC gene encoding nitrogen regulation protein NR(I): protein MKPIWIVDDDPSIRFVLEKALARENLPTRSFTHPREVLDALADVTAGDPARQGPQVLVSDIRMPGGSGLQLLEQVRQQQPGLPVIIMTAYSDLDSAVSAFQRGAFEYLPKPFDLPKAVELIRRAVEESQREEVTEERQTATPEMLGQAPAMQDVFRAIGRLSQSQVTVLITGESGSGKELVARALHKHSPVAEGPFVAINTAAIPKDLLESELFGHERGAFTGAQTQRRGRFEQAEGGTLFLDEIGDMPFDLQTRLLRVLSDGQFYRVGGHAAVKAHVRVIAATHQNLEMRVKDGVFREDLFHRLNVIRLRLPALRERHEDVPMLTRHFLQQSARQLGVEPKRISDAALARLGQFSFPGNVRQLENICHWLTVMAPAQVISLQDLPPEVLDGPASADASLPVAEAARPDAPAQSAGIADVSGPGMPSGTALRDDRSAGWPAGLAGGSIATGAGVSLPGSAPVVQARVPHAAAGDPSGWEHALEAEAQKLLATGQPEVWDVLTRRFESRLIRTALSTTHGRRMEAAQRLGIGRNTITRKIQELGLGPSDDPAG, encoded by the coding sequence ATGAAGCCGATCTGGATAGTAGATGACGACCCCTCGATCCGCTTCGTCCTGGAAAAGGCGCTGGCCCGAGAGAACCTGCCGACGCGCAGCTTCACCCACCCACGCGAGGTTCTCGATGCGCTGGCCGACGTAACGGCTGGAGACCCGGCACGGCAGGGACCGCAGGTGCTGGTCAGCGACATCCGCATGCCGGGGGGCTCGGGCCTGCAGTTGCTGGAACAGGTGCGGCAGCAGCAACCTGGCCTGCCGGTCATCATCATGACCGCGTATTCCGATCTCGACAGCGCCGTGTCTGCATTCCAGCGTGGCGCGTTCGAGTACCTGCCCAAGCCGTTCGACCTGCCCAAGGCTGTGGAGCTGATCCGGCGAGCGGTGGAGGAAAGCCAGCGGGAGGAGGTCACGGAGGAGCGCCAGACCGCCACGCCCGAGATGCTGGGCCAGGCCCCCGCCATGCAGGACGTATTCCGTGCGATCGGACGCTTGAGCCAGAGCCAGGTGACGGTGCTGATCACCGGTGAGTCCGGCTCCGGCAAGGAGCTCGTGGCCCGCGCGCTGCACAAGCATTCGCCGGTGGCCGAAGGGCCCTTCGTTGCGATCAACACGGCAGCGATCCCCAAGGACCTGCTGGAGAGCGAGCTGTTCGGCCATGAGCGGGGCGCATTCACCGGTGCCCAGACCCAGCGCCGCGGCCGGTTCGAGCAGGCGGAAGGGGGGACTCTGTTCCTCGATGAAATCGGTGACATGCCTTTCGATCTGCAGACGCGCCTGCTGCGGGTGCTGTCGGACGGGCAGTTCTACCGGGTGGGGGGGCATGCGGCAGTCAAGGCGCATGTCCGCGTCATTGCCGCAACGCACCAGAACCTGGAAATGCGCGTCAAGGACGGGGTGTTCCGCGAGGATCTTTTCCACCGCCTCAACGTGATCCGGCTGCGGTTGCCCGCATTGCGCGAGCGGCACGAGGATGTGCCGATGCTGACGCGGCACTTCCTGCAGCAGAGCGCGCGCCAGCTGGGCGTGGAGCCGAAGCGCATTTCCGATGCCGCACTGGCCCGGCTGGGGCAGTTCTCGTTCCCCGGCAACGTGCGGCAACTGGAGAACATCTGCCATTGGCTGACCGTGATGGCGCCAGCGCAGGTCATTTCGCTGCAGGACCTGCCTCCTGAGGTGCTCGACGGTCCTGCGTCTGCCGATGCGTCGCTTCCGGTGGCCGAGGCGGCGCGTCCGGATGCACCGGCGCAGTCGGCGGGGATAGCCGATGTGTCCGGCCCCGGCATGCCGTCAGGCACGGCGCTGCGCGATGACCGCAGTGCCGGGTGGCCCGCAGGCCTGGCGGGCGGTTCAATCGCCACGGGGGCGGGCGTGTCCCTGCCTGGCTCCGCCCCTGTCGTGCAGGCGCGGGTGCCGCATGCCGCGGCGGGCGATCCCTCCGGGTGGGAGCATGCGCTGGAGGCGGAAGCCCAGAAGCTGCTGGCCACGGGGCAGCCGGAAGTGTGGGACGTGCTCACGCGCCGGTTCGAATCGCGCCTGATCCGCACGGCGTTGTCCACCACCCATGGGCGTCGCATGGAGGCCGCGCAGCGCCTGGGCATCGGCCGCAACACCATCACCCGCAAGATCCAGGAACTGGGGCTTGGCCCCTCCGACGACCCCGCGGGCTGA
- a CDS encoding ferritin-like domain-containing protein, whose amino-acid sequence MSDFNDANRDPLTNEPGAHPVGTGVGAAGGAVAGAAAGSFGGPIGAAVGGVAGAVVGGLAGKAAAESVNPTVEDAYWRESYQREPYYRNGRTYDEYRPAYELGWSSVGRYEGDFDTVEPHLARDWGQARGTSGMEWDEARPATRAAWERAGSGRAAAGGAGVGAAVGGMTQSTTGDTALVDNDDVVDVLDDLLESCRDGEYGFRASAEHAESPELKGILLRHASECASAAAELEREIRNHGGEPSSGGSMSGALHRGWVSVKTALSTRDDKAVLEECERGEDAAVARYRKALKASLPASVRSLVERQAEGAQRNHDEVRDLRDRYKAAP is encoded by the coding sequence ATGTCGGATTTCAACGATGCAAACCGCGACCCTTTGACCAATGAGCCTGGCGCCCATCCCGTGGGTACCGGCGTGGGTGCCGCGGGTGGTGCGGTGGCCGGTGCGGCGGCGGGCTCCTTCGGCGGGCCGATCGGCGCGGCCGTGGGTGGCGTCGCAGGCGCCGTGGTCGGTGGCCTGGCAGGCAAGGCCGCTGCGGAGTCCGTGAACCCCACGGTGGAAGACGCCTACTGGCGCGAAAGCTATCAGCGCGAGCCGTACTACCGCAACGGTCGCACGTACGACGAGTACCGCCCTGCCTATGAACTGGGCTGGAGTTCCGTTGGGCGCTACGAAGGCGACTTCGATACGGTGGAGCCCCATCTGGCGCGTGACTGGGGCCAGGCGCGGGGCACCAGCGGCATGGAGTGGGACGAGGCCCGTCCGGCCACCCGCGCCGCCTGGGAGCGCGCCGGCAGTGGCAGGGCCGCCGCGGGCGGAGCCGGCGTAGGTGCTGCCGTGGGCGGCATGACGCAATCCACGACGGGTGATACCGCGCTGGTGGACAACGACGACGTGGTGGACGTGCTGGATGATCTGCTGGAATCCTGCCGCGATGGCGAGTACGGTTTCCGCGCGTCCGCCGAGCATGCCGAATCCCCGGAGCTCAAGGGCATCCTGCTGCGCCATGCCAGCGAGTGCGCCTCAGCGGCTGCGGAGCTGGAGCGCGAGATCCGCAACCATGGCGGCGAACCGTCGAGCGGTGGTTCCATGTCCGGCGCGCTTCACCGGGGCTGGGTGTCCGTGAAGACTGCCCTGAGCACCCGTGACGACAAGGCTGTCCTGGAGGAATGCGAGCGGGGTGAGGACGCCGCCGTTGCGCGCTACCGCAAGGCGCTGAAGGCCTCGCTGCCCGCTTCCGTGCGCAGCCTGGTCGAACGCCAGGCGGAGGGTGCACAGCGCAACCACGACGAAGTGCGCGACCTGCGGGACCGTTACAAGGCTGCGCCCTGA
- the xth gene encoding exodeoxyribonuclease III produces the protein MKLATWNVNSLSVRLPQVLAWLADNPVDAIGLQELKLVDEKFPHDAFEAAGYHAVTFGQKTYNGVAILSRAPVRDVVRNIPGHEDAQARVIAATLDTPQGPLRFINCYFVNGQAPGTEKFAYKMLWLDALHRWVREELLAHPRLVLVGDFNVAPEDRDSFDPVGLKDTIHHTVEERTHFQSLLQLGLTDAYRMFDQPEKSFSWWDYRMLGFQKNRGLRIDHILVSEALRGQVTACTIDRQPRKNPQPSDHAPVVATLG, from the coding sequence ATGAAGCTGGCCACCTGGAACGTCAACTCCCTCTCCGTACGGCTGCCCCAGGTGCTGGCCTGGCTGGCCGACAACCCCGTGGATGCCATCGGCCTGCAGGAACTCAAGCTGGTGGACGAGAAATTCCCCCACGATGCTTTCGAGGCTGCCGGCTACCACGCGGTGACCTTCGGGCAGAAGACCTATAACGGCGTCGCCATCCTGAGCCGCGCACCCGTGCGCGACGTGGTGCGCAACATCCCCGGCCATGAAGACGCCCAGGCACGCGTGATCGCAGCGACGCTGGACACGCCCCAAGGCCCGCTCCGGTTCATCAACTGCTACTTCGTGAACGGCCAGGCCCCGGGCACGGAGAAGTTCGCATACAAGATGCTCTGGCTTGACGCGCTGCACCGATGGGTCAGGGAAGAACTGCTCGCCCACCCCCGGCTGGTGCTCGTGGGCGACTTCAACGTGGCGCCTGAAGACCGCGACTCCTTCGATCCAGTGGGCTTGAAAGACACCATCCACCACACCGTGGAAGAGCGCACCCACTTCCAGAGCCTCCTGCAACTGGGTCTCACCGATGCCTATCGCATGTTCGACCAGCCCGAGAAGAGCTTTTCGTGGTGGGACTACCGCATGCTGGGCTTCCAGAAAAACCGTGGCCTGCGCATCGACCACATCCTGGTGAGCGAAGCCCTGCGCGGCCAGGTCACCGCCTGCACGATCGACAGGCAGCCTCGGAAGAACCCGCAGCCCAGCGACCACGCACCCGTCGTTGCCACGCTCGGCTGA
- a CDS encoding dihydrofolate reductase, producing MALRLIYARAANGGIGLHNAMPWHLPEDLAHFKQLTLGATVVMGRKTWDSLPARFRPLPGRTNIVVTRQAGWHADGALPASSLEQALELARPHGDTVWVMGGAQIYAQALPMADGVEVTEIHRDFEADAFAPVLGPEWQETARTPVQTSAGSAALPFSFVSYRRR from the coding sequence ATGGCACTGCGACTCATCTACGCCCGGGCCGCAAATGGCGGTATAGGCCTGCACAACGCCATGCCCTGGCACCTGCCCGAAGACCTGGCGCATTTCAAGCAGCTCACGCTGGGTGCCACGGTGGTCATGGGGCGCAAGACCTGGGACTCCCTGCCGGCCCGCTTCCGCCCCCTGCCCGGCCGCACGAACATCGTGGTCACGCGCCAGGCCGGCTGGCACGCGGACGGAGCCCTGCCCGCCTCCAGTCTGGAGCAGGCGCTCGAACTGGCCCGGCCGCATGGCGATACGGTATGGGTGATGGGCGGTGCGCAGATCTACGCCCAGGCCCTTCCGATGGCGGACGGCGTGGAGGTCACCGAAATCCACCGGGATTTCGAAGCAGACGCCTTCGCGCCCGTGCTGGGCCCCGAATGGCAGGAAACCGCGCGCACCCCCGTGCAGACATCCGCGGGCAGTGCAGCCCTCCCCTTTTCCTTCGTCAGCTACCGGCGCCGCTGA
- a CDS encoding DUF4337 domain-containing protein — translation MSSHGFHVHGPHDHAVEHAAQHAHPDADHGAMTNRIAMATAIIATVGAIFSYMGGATQANAGLIKNDAAIKKTEAANQWAYYQSKSTKQSVTELARDLAPDNRKPELQTRLDRYEQEKNDIKHKAEALEAQSMALDEQSEQQMHQHHRWAQATTVLQVAIALAAIALLTRRKWLQWGMYGVAGLGIAIGALAALHL, via the coding sequence ATGTCCTCCCACGGCTTCCACGTCCATGGGCCGCACGACCACGCCGTCGAGCATGCCGCCCAGCACGCCCATCCCGATGCCGACCATGGCGCCATGACCAACCGCATCGCCATGGCGACGGCCATCATTGCCACGGTGGGCGCCATCTTCTCGTACATGGGCGGCGCCACGCAGGCCAATGCAGGCCTGATCAAGAACGATGCTGCCATCAAGAAGACCGAGGCAGCCAACCAGTGGGCCTACTACCAGTCCAAGAGCACCAAGCAGTCGGTCACCGAACTGGCACGCGACCTGGCGCCGGACAACCGCAAGCCCGAACTGCAGACCCGGCTGGATCGATACGAGCAGGAGAAAAACGACATCAAGCACAAGGCGGAGGCATTGGAAGCCCAGTCCATGGCGCTGGATGAGCAGAGCGAGCAGCAGATGCACCAGCACCACCGATGGGCCCAGGCCACCACGGTGCTGCAGGTGGCCATTGCGCTGGCCGCCATCGCCCTGCTCACGCGCCGCAAGTGGCTGCAGTGGGGCATGTACGGCGTCGCGGGCCTGGGCATAGCCATCGGCGCCCTCGCGGCCCTCCACCTTTGA
- a CDS encoding thymidylate synthase encodes MNAPARPVRSQYEDFMRHVYTHGIAKGDRTGTGTRSVFGHQMRFDLNEGFPLVTTKKVHLKSIITELLWFLTGSSSNHWLKERGVTIWDEWAREDGDLGPVYGVQWRSWPTPDGGHIDQISQVVETLRTNPDSRRIIVSAWNVADLDKMALMPCHAFFQFYVAPPQAAGERGRLSCQLYQRSADIFLGVPFNIASYALLTHMMAQQCNLDVGDFIWTGGDCHIYSNHFEQVELQLARAPHPYPTLHILRRPDSLFDYRFEDFEVRDYAHHPAIKAPVAV; translated from the coding sequence ATGAATGCCCCCGCCCGCCCCGTGCGCTCCCAGTACGAAGACTTCATGCGCCACGTCTATACCCATGGCATTGCCAAGGGCGACCGCACTGGCACCGGCACCCGCAGCGTGTTCGGCCACCAGATGCGGTTCGACCTGAACGAGGGCTTTCCGCTGGTCACCACCAAGAAGGTCCATCTCAAGTCCATCATCACGGAACTGCTCTGGTTCCTCACCGGCTCCAGCAGCAACCACTGGCTGAAGGAGCGCGGCGTCACCATCTGGGACGAATGGGCCCGCGAGGATGGCGACCTGGGCCCGGTCTATGGCGTGCAGTGGCGCAGCTGGCCCACGCCGGACGGCGGCCATATCGACCAGATCAGCCAAGTGGTCGAAACGCTCAGGACCAACCCCGACTCGCGCCGCATCATCGTGAGCGCCTGGAACGTGGCCGACCTGGACAAGATGGCCCTCATGCCCTGCCACGCGTTCTTCCAGTTCTACGTGGCACCGCCGCAGGCCGCCGGAGAGCGGGGCCGGCTGAGCTGCCAGCTGTACCAGCGCAGCGCAGACATCTTCCTGGGCGTGCCCTTCAACATCGCCAGCTACGCGCTGCTGACCCACATGATGGCGCAGCAGTGCAACCTGGACGTGGGCGACTTCATCTGGACCGGCGGTGACTGCCACATCTACAGCAACCACTTCGAGCAGGTGGAACTGCAGCTCGCGCGCGCTCCCCACCCCTACCCCACGCTGCACATCCTGCGCCGCCCGGACAGCCTCTTCGACTACCGTTTCGAGGACTTCGAGGTGCGCGACTATGCGCACCACCCCGCCATCAAGGCGCCGGTCGCGGTCTGA
- a CDS encoding FAD-binding oxidoreductase — protein MTASLIDTLRQIVGAHHVLVDGDLTAWEQDWRRRARGKALAVVRPASTAEVAAVVKACAAHGTALVPQGGNTGLAVGSIPDASGRQVVLSLTRMNAVRSVDADNLTMTVEAGCILQNLQDTAEKAGLLFPLSLAAEGSCTIGGNLATNAGGTQVVRYGNTRDLCLGLEVVTPQGEVWSGLKGLRKDNTGYDLRDLFIGSEGTLGIITAATMKLYPRPAASLTAWAAVPSMAHAVQLLALAHGHLGACLTGFEVMGRFALSLVNKHMPQLRVPFIDQEEVPYGVLLENSDSESEEHARARFEALLETAFEAGCVVDAVVAENLAQAHQLWHIRENIPLAQAEEGLNIKHDISVPISRIPAFVEHADALLQREIPGVRLVNFGHLGDGNLHYNVQAPAEGDAKAFLREQEDRVNHLVYEAVAAFGGSFSAEHGVGALKVDKLQQYQSPVALAMMRAIKGALDPQGLMNPHCMLPVRADQATI, from the coding sequence ATGACCGCCTCCCTGATCGACACCCTGCGCCAGATCGTCGGCGCCCACCATGTCCTGGTCGATGGCGACCTCACGGCCTGGGAGCAGGACTGGCGCCGGCGCGCCCGTGGCAAGGCCCTGGCCGTGGTCCGCCCCGCCAGCACCGCCGAGGTGGCCGCCGTGGTGAAAGCCTGCGCCGCCCACGGCACCGCGCTGGTACCCCAGGGCGGCAATACCGGCCTGGCAGTGGGCTCCATTCCCGATGCATCGGGCAGGCAGGTGGTGCTGAGCCTCACGCGCATGAATGCGGTGCGCAGCGTCGATGCCGACAACCTCACCATGACGGTGGAGGCCGGCTGCATCCTGCAGAACCTGCAGGACACGGCCGAAAAGGCCGGCCTGCTCTTCCCGCTGAGCCTGGCGGCCGAAGGCAGTTGCACCATCGGAGGCAACCTCGCCACCAATGCCGGCGGAACGCAGGTGGTGCGCTACGGCAACACGCGCGACCTGTGCCTGGGGTTGGAAGTGGTCACGCCGCAGGGCGAGGTCTGGAGCGGGCTGAAGGGCCTGCGCAAAGACAACACAGGCTACGACCTGCGGGACCTGTTCATCGGCAGCGAGGGCACGCTGGGCATCATCACCGCCGCCACCATGAAGCTCTACCCGCGCCCGGCAGCCAGCCTCACGGCCTGGGCCGCGGTACCGTCCATGGCGCACGCGGTGCAGCTGCTCGCGCTGGCCCACGGCCACCTGGGTGCCTGCCTGACGGGCTTCGAGGTCATGGGCCGCTTCGCGCTCAGCCTCGTGAACAAACACATGCCGCAGTTGCGCGTGCCCTTCATCGACCAGGAGGAAGTGCCCTACGGCGTGCTGCTGGAAAACAGCGACAGTGAATCCGAGGAACATGCCCGCGCCCGCTTCGAGGCACTGCTGGAGACCGCCTTCGAGGCTGGCTGCGTGGTGGATGCCGTGGTGGCGGAGAATCTCGCCCAGGCGCACCAGCTGTGGCACATCCGCGAGAACATCCCGCTCGCACAGGCCGAGGAAGGGCTGAACATCAAGCACGACATCTCCGTGCCCATCTCGCGCATCCCTGCCTTCGTGGAGCATGCGGATGCACTGCTGCAGCGCGAGATCCCGGGCGTGCGCCTGGTCAATTTCGGCCACCTGGGCGACGGCAACCTGCACTACAACGTGCAGGCGCCGGCAGAGGGCGATGCCAAGGCCTTCCTGCGCGAACAGGAGGACCGCGTGAACCACCTCGTCTACGAGGCCGTGGCCGCGTTCGGCGGTTCGTTCTCCGCCGAGCACGGCGTGGGCGCCCTCAAGGTGGACAAGCTGCAGCAGTACCAGTCCCCCGTGGCGCTGGCGATGATGCGGGCCATCAAGGGGGCGCTCGACCCCCAGGGCCTGATGAACCCGCACTGCATGCTGCCAGTACGGGCAGACCAGGCAACCATCTGA
- a CDS encoding DUF2069 domain-containing protein, producing MPASSASIPAPSVPTVAFTRWLAVGSLLGLIVLCLAWELWLAPLRPGGSWLALKALPLALPLAGLLKRRMYTYRWVSLVVWLYFTEGVVRAWSDAPPGRWLACAEIVLCLGLFTACALHVRLRQRHAGVRTARQRPATPPG from the coding sequence ATGCCTGCATCCTCCGCGTCCATCCCCGCCCCATCGGTTCCCACCGTCGCATTCACCCGCTGGCTCGCCGTGGGCAGCCTGCTGGGCCTCATCGTGCTTTGCCTGGCCTGGGAGCTCTGGCTGGCTCCGCTGCGCCCTGGCGGCTCCTGGCTGGCGCTCAAAGCCCTGCCGCTCGCCCTGCCGCTGGCGGGCCTGCTCAAGCGCCGCATGTACACCTACCGCTGGGTCAGCCTGGTGGTGTGGCTGTACTTCACCGAAGGGGTGGTCCGCGCGTGGAGCGATGCTCCCCCGGGACGCTGGCTGGCGTGCGCGGAGATCGTGCTCTGCCTGGGCCTGTTCACGGCATGCGCCCTGCACGTGCGGCTCCGGCAGCGCCATGCAGGCGTCCGTACGGCGCGGCAGCGCCCTGCGACGCCTCCAGGCTGA
- a CDS encoding YihY family inner membrane protein produces MSLAHLAQRFEAVLSDLSRFPWRTTAHTLRERFREDRLGLTASSLTFTTLLALVPFFTVALAIFTAFPIFRTLQTGLQRWLVDSLVPDSISRQVLGYLTQFAAKASGLGVAGFSILLATALALILTIDRTLNNIWRVPRLRPLGQRVLIYWAVITLGPLVLAASLALTTSVASSASRGLEGALPDSARLLFDSIEFLLLAGGTAALYRYVPNTQVRWRHAWSGGVFVSVGIEVAKKVLGLYIASVPTYSVLYGAFATLPILLVWIYVAWVIVLLGAVVAAYLPSLLTGVERTATEQGWSFHLAVEVLQQLHAARSTPQRGLDAGGLAQALRVDVLQLEPVLEALTGLDWIVQVNEAAHGAADDEAPRYVLLAEPATTFLEPLVQRLLIERGESLERFWGNTGMAVLKLADVLPRPGASAPS; encoded by the coding sequence ATGTCCCTTGCCCACCTCGCGCAGCGCTTCGAAGCCGTGCTGTCGGATCTGTCGCGCTTTCCCTGGCGGACGACCGCGCACACACTGCGCGAGCGCTTCCGGGAAGATCGCCTGGGCCTCACGGCCAGCAGCCTGACGTTCACCACGCTGCTGGCCCTGGTGCCTTTCTTCACGGTGGCGCTGGCCATCTTCACGGCCTTCCCGATCTTCCGCACGCTGCAGACGGGGTTGCAGCGCTGGCTGGTGGACAGCCTCGTGCCGGACAGCATTTCACGGCAGGTGCTCGGTTACCTGACCCAGTTCGCCGCCAAGGCGAGCGGACTGGGGGTGGCGGGTTTCTCCATCCTGCTGGCCACGGCCCTTGCGCTCATCCTCACGATCGACCGCACACTCAACAACATCTGGCGCGTGCCCCGCCTGCGCCCGCTGGGACAGCGGGTGCTGATCTACTGGGCCGTCATCACGCTCGGCCCGCTGGTGCTCGCCGCGAGCCTGGCACTGACCACGTCGGTCGCGTCCAGCGCATCGCGTGGCCTCGAAGGTGCGCTGCCTGACAGCGCCCGGCTGCTGTTCGACTCCATCGAATTCCTGCTGCTGGCCGGAGGCACGGCGGCGCTGTACCGCTATGTGCCCAACACGCAGGTGCGCTGGCGGCATGCCTGGTCCGGCGGGGTGTTCGTGTCGGTGGGCATCGAGGTGGCCAAGAAAGTGCTGGGGCTCTACATCGCGTCCGTGCCCACCTATTCGGTACTCTACGGCGCTTTCGCGACCCTGCCCATCCTGCTGGTCTGGATCTATGTGGCGTGGGTGATCGTGCTGCTCGGCGCGGTGGTGGCGGCCTACCTGCCCAGCCTGCTGACGGGGGTTGAGCGAACGGCCACCGAGCAGGGGTGGAGCTTCCATCTGGCGGTCGAGGTGCTGCAGCAGTTGCATGCGGCCCGCAGCACACCACAGCGCGGGCTGGATGCCGGCGGGCTGGCCCAGGCGCTGCGCGTGGATGTACTGCAGCTCGAGCCCGTGCTGGAAGCGCTGACGGGGCTGGACTGGATCGTGCAGGTCAACGAGGCGGCCCATGGGGCGGCCGACGACGAGGCTCCGCGGTATGTGCTGCTGGCGGAACCCGCCACCACTTTCCTGGAGCCGCTGGTGCAGCGGCTGCTCATCGAGCGCGGAGAGAGCCTGGAGCGCTTCTGGGGCAACACCGGCATGGCCGTGCTCAAGCTCGCCGACGTGCTTCCCCGGCCCGGCGCCTCTGCGCCATCCTGA